The Flavobacterium piscisymbiosum genome includes a region encoding these proteins:
- a CDS encoding PepSY-associated TM helix domain-containing protein produces the protein MSKEINKDKKSRKKDSKFVKKIKQHMYKWHRAIGLVTIIPVIFWTLSGLMHPFMAHFFKPEIAHDKLEAQVIDKTQLHFSIQEVLEKNELTQFKNFRVVSFNNKTYYQLKTIIGELWYFDASTAEKLENGDQKYAEWLSRYFLDDQKSAVKNSEVVTEFTSQYKYVNRYLPVYKLSFDRPDAMQVYVETSSSKLATYNPTSRQAFIWFFDTFHNWSFIDAITNNSIRIITMIFLLSIIGFSALSGILIYGLLWKQFKKTDSLAPKKGLRKYHRQIGIWISLFTLTFAFSGAYHATTKWNPYTLSQMVYEPTFVTKEIPVANNKLDLDWSRFQNASIITLNDTTYFRCELLEKQKFKRSKSDSNSKWNKKDDPKSEVIYINAATNKVVPNLDFRYAEFLAYYFTDGAPKLACCEMDQSSDEPHVSLENVKLLDSKLLIDFSSREYGFVNKRLPVIKLAYDTPEKTTYFIETSTSRLAAVVKNSDMVEGYSFAILHKFLFMDWAGKNIRDLTMVVAALTILIVSILGFILFLKK, from the coding sequence ATGAGCAAAGAAATAAATAAGGATAAAAAGTCTAGAAAAAAGGATTCAAAGTTTGTCAAGAAAATCAAACAGCACATGTACAAATGGCATCGTGCGATTGGGTTAGTAACCATTATTCCGGTGATATTCTGGACGCTTTCAGGATTGATGCATCCGTTTATGGCACATTTTTTTAAACCTGAAATCGCACATGACAAACTCGAAGCGCAAGTAATTGATAAGACGCAATTGCACTTTTCGATTCAGGAAGTTCTAGAGAAAAATGAACTAACGCAATTCAAAAATTTCAGAGTTGTTTCGTTCAACAATAAAACCTATTATCAGCTGAAAACTATAATTGGTGAATTGTGGTATTTTGATGCTTCGACCGCTGAAAAACTGGAAAACGGAGATCAAAAATATGCCGAATGGCTTTCGCGTTATTTTCTGGACGATCAAAAAAGTGCCGTAAAAAATAGTGAAGTTGTAACCGAATTTACTTCGCAATACAAATATGTCAATCGTTATTTACCGGTGTACAAGTTGAGTTTCGATCGTCCGGATGCTATGCAGGTTTATGTAGAAACATCTTCGTCTAAATTGGCAACTTATAACCCAACGTCAAGACAAGCGTTTATCTGGTTTTTTGATACTTTTCATAACTGGTCGTTTATAGATGCGATTACAAACAACAGCATCCGAATCATTACGATGATTTTCTTATTGTCCATCATTGGCTTTTCTGCCTTGAGCGGAATTTTAATTTATGGCTTACTATGGAAACAATTTAAAAAAACAGATAGTTTAGCGCCTAAAAAAGGTCTTAGAAAATACCATCGCCAAATAGGAATTTGGATTTCTCTTTTTACTTTAACATTTGCTTTTAGCGGAGCCTATCACGCCACAACAAAATGGAATCCGTACACTTTATCGCAAATGGTTTACGAACCAACTTTTGTAACCAAAGAAATTCCGGTGGCCAATAATAAGCTGGATCTAGACTGGAGCCGTTTTCAAAACGCGAGTATTATTACTTTAAATGACACAACATATTTCCGTTGTGAATTGCTTGAAAAACAAAAATTCAAAAGATCGAAATCAGATTCTAATTCAAAATGGAATAAAAAAGACGATCCAAAATCTGAGGTAATTTACATTAATGCTGCGACCAATAAAGTTGTGCCAAATCTGGACTTTCGATATGCTGAATTTCTGGCTTATTATTTTACAGATGGCGCTCCTAAACTTGCTTGTTGCGAAATGGATCAAAGTTCAGATGAACCTCATGTTTCTTTAGAAAACGTAAAATTATTAGATTCTAAACTCCTAATCGATTTTAGCAGTCGCGAATATGGTTTTGTCAACAAAAGATTGCCGGTCATAAAACTGGCTTATGACACACCCGAAAAAACGACTTATTTTATCGAAACTTCGACTTCAAGGTTAGCTGCAGTAGTTAAAAATAGCGATATGGTCGAAGGTTACTCGTTTGCTATTCTCCACAAATTTTTATTTATGGATTGGGCAGGAAAAAACATTCGGGATCTAACAATGGTTGTAGCCGCACTAACTATTTTGATTGTAAGTATTTTGGGATTTATTTTGTTTTTGAAGAAATAG
- a CDS encoding TrmH family RNA methyltransferase — protein sequence MIDLDYLAFLENILTDNRKEKFLKVLGNRTKHFTVVVEDVFQMHNTSAVMRSCEVFGIQELNVIEQRYGKKIDKEIAMGAQKWVDINQFDSVTNCISTLKDQGYQIIATTPHENDCLLEDFDITKPSALFFGTERDGLSEEILEKADGFLKIPMVGFTESLNISVSAAIIIQNLTNRLQKSDINWHLSEEEILEKRLAWAKNSIKDIKRIEARYFEENPR from the coding sequence ATGATTGATTTAGATTACCTCGCTTTCCTTGAAAATATACTGACCGATAACCGCAAAGAAAAATTCTTAAAAGTACTCGGAAATCGTACAAAGCATTTCACAGTTGTTGTAGAAGATGTTTTTCAGATGCACAATACAAGCGCTGTTATGCGTAGTTGTGAAGTTTTCGGGATTCAGGAACTGAATGTTATCGAACAGCGTTACGGAAAAAAAATCGATAAAGAAATTGCAATGGGCGCCCAAAAATGGGTAGACATTAATCAGTTCGATTCGGTTACCAATTGTATTTCGACTTTAAAAGATCAGGGATATCAAATTATTGCCACAACGCCTCATGAAAATGATTGTTTGTTGGAGGATTTCGATATTACAAAACCAAGTGCTTTATTTTTTGGAACAGAAAGAGACGGATTGTCAGAAGAAATTCTCGAAAAAGCAGATGGTTTTCTTAAAATCCCAATGGTGGGTTTTACAGAAAGCCTGAATATTTCTGTTTCTGCCGCGATCATCATTCAGAACTTAACGAATAGATTGCAAAAATCAGATATCAACTGGCATTTATCCGAAGAAGAAATTTTGGAGAAACGCTTGGCCTGGGCCAAAAATTCGATCAAAGATATTAAACGAATTGAGGCGCGTTATTTTGAAGAGAATCCTAGATAA
- a CDS encoding sulfotransferase family protein, with protein MENLNHPLFNWIPYKLIEKDNEIYFEWIYLADLKYADPFFDESIAKCKSHAYNSKQFKVVSTVENLIEWSNELISVELKSLVFHVSRCGSTMLSQSLATSSENIMISEAPIIDQILRSDLFSLEKKTSLLKSVIKLLGQKRFPEQQHLIIKLDAWHIFKASYLRSIFPDIPFALLYRNPTEVLKSHQKMMGMHMVPNLLPSEIFGISVKEVHDLSFQQYGGLVLEKYFQGFLDFYKADQNVVMLNYNDGMKAVIEKFIGFIKMDYSNDELEKIYDRLKRHSKNENAVFAGDEFKEETLQIDFSKLNILHEKLNNSLVAY; from the coding sequence ATGGAAAATCTAAATCATCCACTTTTCAACTGGATTCCTTATAAATTAATAGAAAAAGACAATGAGATTTATTTTGAATGGATTTATTTGGCAGATCTAAAATATGCCGATCCGTTTTTTGATGAAAGTATAGCAAAATGCAAAAGCCATGCTTATAATTCGAAGCAATTTAAAGTAGTAAGTACGGTAGAAAATCTTATCGAATGGTCTAATGAACTGATTTCAGTTGAATTAAAATCTTTGGTTTTTCACGTGTCCAGATGCGGTTCTACCATGTTGAGCCAATCTTTAGCAACTTCTTCAGAAAATATAATGATTTCTGAAGCGCCAATTATCGATCAAATTTTGAGAAGTGACCTTTTTAGCTTGGAGAAAAAAACGTCGCTATTAAAATCAGTAATAAAATTATTGGGTCAAAAAAGATTTCCAGAACAGCAGCATTTAATTATAAAACTTGATGCGTGGCATATTTTTAAGGCTTCGTATTTAAGATCCATTTTTCCTGATATACCTTTTGCTTTACTTTACAGAAACCCAACAGAAGTTTTAAAATCACATCAGAAAATGATGGGAATGCATATGGTTCCTAATCTATTGCCTTCTGAAATTTTTGGGATTTCGGTAAAAGAAGTTCATGACTTAAGTTTTCAGCAATATGGCGGATTAGTTCTCGAGAAATATTTTCAGGGATTTCTTGATTTTTACAAAGCAGATCAAAACGTTGTAATGCTCAATTATAATGACGGAATGAAAGCTGTTATTGAAAAATTCATAGGCTTTATAAAGATGGATTATTCTAATGATGAATTAGAAAAAATATACGATCGTTTAAAAAGACATTCTAAAAATGAAAATGCTGTTTTTGCAGGAGATGAGTTTAAAGAAGAAACTTTGCAAATCGATTTTTCGAAACTCAACATTTTGCATGAAAAACTGAATAATAGTTTAGTTGCCTATTAA
- a CDS encoding aspartyl/asparaginyl beta-hydroxylase domain-containing protein, whose amino-acid sequence MNPSSSKLPVSFSIDKLQEDLVICENDLWTPHFNTNRYEGNWTSVSLRSQSGLVNDITSFANKEYLNTSLLDRCHYFKAIMDWFQCEKEAVRLLRLDPQSEIKEHVDNDTSYEDGFFRIHIPIVTNDDVFFYVDKKRVPMKMGECWYANFQLPHSVENNGTEPRIHFTLDCIRNDWSDELFTKMGFDVNESPKENQYSDEVKQQIIAELSRNPSETGAKIIADLQSK is encoded by the coding sequence ATGAATCCTTCTTCAAGTAAACTTCCGGTTTCTTTTTCAATAGATAAATTGCAAGAAGATCTTGTGATCTGCGAAAATGATTTATGGACACCACATTTTAATACCAATCGATACGAAGGAAACTGGACAAGCGTTTCTCTAAGGTCGCAATCGGGTTTAGTAAATGATATTACATCTTTTGCAAACAAAGAATATCTAAATACCAGTTTACTGGATCGCTGTCATTATTTTAAAGCGATTATGGATTGGTTTCAATGCGAAAAAGAAGCTGTCAGATTACTTCGATTGGATCCTCAAAGCGAAATTAAAGAGCATGTGGATAATGATACCTCTTATGAAGATGGTTTTTTTAGAATCCATATTCCTATTGTAACAAACGATGATGTATTTTTTTATGTAGATAAAAAACGTGTTCCTATGAAAATGGGAGAATGTTGGTATGCCAATTTTCAGCTTCCGCATAGCGTAGAAAACAATGGTACCGAACCACGCATTCATTTTACACTCGATTGTATTAGAAACGATTGGTCTGACGAATTGTTTACTAAAATGGGTTTTGATGTAAACGAATCACCAAAGGAGAATCAATATTCAGATGAAGTAAAACAGCAGATTATTGCTGAGCTTTCCCGAAATCCGTCAGAAACCGGAGCTAAAATCATTGCAGATCTACAATCAAAATAA
- the cysC gene encoding adenylyl-sulfate kinase → MILIQFTGLSGSGKTTLAQNVRHLLADKSYKVEIVDGDVYRKTICSDLGFSREDRCENIKRLFQVGQNFVKENTIVLMSVINPYENLRNELRTYEFVRTVYLDCSINNLIKRDPKGLYQKALLPDHDRNKINNFTGISDVFEIPSNADLVLKTDLETEIFSTNKLYDFIIKNLSE, encoded by the coding sequence ATGATTTTAATACAGTTTACAGGATTATCAGGTTCAGGCAAAACAACATTAGCGCAAAATGTTCGTCATTTGTTAGCAGATAAAAGTTATAAAGTCGAAATCGTTGATGGTGATGTGTATCGTAAAACCATTTGCAGTGATTTAGGATTTTCAAGAGAAGACAGATGCGAAAATATCAAGCGTTTGTTTCAGGTAGGACAAAACTTTGTGAAAGAAAATACAATCGTTTTAATGTCAGTCATTAATCCTTATGAAAATCTGCGTAACGAGTTAAGAACCTATGAGTTTGTCAGAACCGTATATTTAGATTGTTCGATAAATAATCTCATTAAAAGAGATCCAAAAGGATTGTATCAAAAAGCTTTACTGCCGGATCACGATCGTAATAAAATCAACAATTTTACCGGAATAAGCGATGTTTTCGAAATTCCGTCGAATGCAGATTTAGTTTTAAAAACAGATCTTGAAACGGAGATTTTTTCTACTAATAAACTATATGATTTCATCATTAAAAATTTATCTGAATAA
- a CDS encoding SIR2 family NAD-dependent protein deacylase, translating to MKKKLVILTGAGISAESGIKTFRDSDGLWEGHDVMEVATPEGWRKNQELVLDFYNKRRQQLKEVEPNLGHKILAELEQDFDVHIITQNVDDLHERAGSTKVLHLHGELLKVRSTRNRDLILDWPDDLYTGDLDENGHQLRPHIVWFGEDVPALEEAIEITETADYFAVIGTSLQVYPAAGLISYTYSITPVFYIDPKPIAIPNIQNKVEVIAKVASEGVAELRERLFEIEKIS from the coding sequence ATGAAAAAGAAATTGGTTATTTTGACCGGAGCCGGTATAAGTGCCGAAAGCGGTATTAAAACTTTTCGCGACAGCGATGGTTTATGGGAAGGACATGATGTGATGGAAGTAGCAACACCAGAAGGCTGGAGAAAAAATCAGGAATTGGTTTTGGATTTTTACAATAAAAGACGTCAGCAGCTTAAAGAAGTTGAGCCCAATTTAGGTCATAAAATTTTAGCCGAATTAGAGCAGGATTTCGATGTACATATTATTACCCAGAATGTAGATGATTTGCACGAACGTGCCGGAAGTACAAAAGTTTTGCATTTGCATGGAGAATTATTAAAAGTACGAAGCACGCGAAATCGAGATTTAATTCTGGATTGGCCAGACGATTTATATACGGGCGATCTTGATGAAAACGGACATCAGCTGAGACCTCATATTGTTTGGTTTGGCGAAGATGTTCCGGCTCTGGAAGAAGCTATCGAAATTACAGAAACCGCAGATTATTTTGCCGTTATTGGCACTTCGTTACAAGTTTATCCTGCAGCTGGATTGATTTCGTATACGTATAGTATTACGCCAGTTTTTTATATTGATCCTAAACCAATTGCAATCCCGAATATCCAGAATAAAGTAGAAGTTATTGCCAAAGTTGCCTCTGAAGGTGTTGCGGAATTAAGAGAAAGATTATTTGAAATAGAAAAAATATCATGA
- a CDS encoding sterol desaturase family protein, giving the protein MIFESWLQQLSQFNLLILFIFFLAENAILLFLSIMLGKIIEYENTTLDKKDRKWIFSTLICNTLITLLGYELYHFGIMKVDFTPSLLSIVSDTLLLIFIMDFLMFCFHYMVHKLKWFYPIHQLHHTHVETSVYSLFVLNPIETFGFGIIWLFSISIFEFNFISIIIYLVLNLLYGIFGHLKTDIFPDFWYKNYATNWISTTKFHGDHHKNESHNFGFYFNIWDKIFKTII; this is encoded by the coding sequence ATGATATTCGAAAGCTGGTTACAGCAATTATCGCAATTCAATTTATTGATACTTTTTATTTTCTTCCTAGCAGAAAATGCAATTCTTTTGTTTCTTTCGATAATGCTGGGAAAAATAATCGAATACGAGAATACAACACTTGATAAAAAGGATCGAAAATGGATTTTTTCGACTCTTATTTGTAATACACTCATCACTCTTTTAGGGTATGAATTGTATCACTTTGGGATTATGAAAGTAGATTTTACGCCATCGCTTCTTTCCATAGTTTCAGATACTTTGCTATTGATTTTCATAATGGATTTCCTGATGTTTTGTTTTCATTATATGGTGCATAAATTAAAATGGTTTTATCCTATCCATCAACTGCATCATACTCATGTTGAGACTAGTGTTTACAGCTTATTTGTACTTAATCCTATAGAAACTTTTGGATTTGGGATTATCTGGCTATTTTCAATCTCAATATTTGAATTTAATTTTATAAGCATTATAATTTACTTGGTTTTAAATCTTTTGTATGGAATATTTGGTCACTTAAAAACAGATATTTTTCCAGATTTCTGGTATAAAAATTATGCTACAAACTGGATATCTACAACAAAATTTCATGGAGATCATCATAAAAATGAATCTCATAATTTTGGTTTCTATTTTAATATTTGGGACAAAATTTTCAAAACGATAATTTAA
- the purB gene encoding adenylosuccinate lyase, whose product MTTLNELNAISPIDGRYRSKTLSLAPFFSEEALIKYRVLVEIEYFIALCEVPLPQLAGVNPNLFDSLRDIYKNFSTEDALWIKETEKVTNHDVKAVEYFIKDAFEKLGLSQYKEFIHFGLTSQDINNTAIPLSTKDAFEQVYMPSLISLISKLKELSVEWKDIPMLARTHGQPASPTRLGKEILVFVERLEEQMRLLFNIPFAAKFGGATGNYNAHHVAYPQIDWKKFGNKFVETDLGLHHSFPTTQIEHYDHFAAFFDALKRINTIVIDLDRDIWTYVSMDYFKQKIKAGEIGSSAMPHKVNPIDFENSEGNLGIANAIFEHLAAKLPVSRLQRDLTDSTVLRNIGVPIGHTIIAFEASLKGLNKLLLNEGKFAEDLEKNWAVVAEAIQTILRREAYPNPYEALKGLTRTNEAIDKKAIHNFIATLEVSDAVRAELMAITPSNYVGI is encoded by the coding sequence ATGACTACTTTAAACGAATTGAATGCTATATCACCAATTGACGGACGATATAGAAGTAAAACCCTTTCATTAGCTCCATTTTTCTCTGAAGAAGCTCTAATAAAATACCGTGTATTAGTTGAAATTGAATACTTTATTGCCTTGTGCGAAGTTCCTTTGCCACAACTTGCAGGTGTAAACCCAAATTTATTTGACAGCTTACGCGATATCTACAAAAATTTCTCTACAGAAGATGCTCTTTGGATAAAAGAAACTGAAAAAGTAACCAACCACGACGTAAAAGCGGTAGAATACTTTATCAAAGATGCTTTTGAAAAATTAGGCTTATCTCAATACAAAGAGTTCATTCACTTTGGTCTAACTTCTCAGGATATTAATAATACTGCTATTCCGCTTTCTACAAAAGATGCGTTTGAGCAAGTTTATATGCCATCATTAATTTCTTTAATTTCTAAATTGAAAGAATTAAGCGTAGAATGGAAGGATATTCCGATGTTGGCACGCACGCACGGACAACCGGCTTCTCCGACTCGTTTGGGTAAAGAGATTTTGGTATTTGTAGAACGTCTTGAAGAACAAATGCGTTTGTTATTTAATATTCCGTTTGCTGCTAAATTTGGTGGAGCAACTGGAAACTACAATGCACATCATGTTGCTTATCCACAAATCGACTGGAAAAAATTTGGTAATAAATTTGTTGAAACAGATCTTGGTTTACACCATTCTTTTCCAACTACTCAAATAGAACATTACGATCATTTTGCTGCATTTTTTGATGCTCTAAAAAGAATCAATACAATCGTGATCGATTTGGATCGTGATATCTGGACGTATGTTTCGATGGATTATTTTAAACAAAAAATCAAAGCGGGAGAAATTGGATCTTCGGCAATGCCACATAAAGTTAATCCTATTGATTTTGAAAACTCAGAAGGAAACTTAGGAATTGCAAATGCTATTTTTGAACATTTGGCAGCTAAACTGCCGGTATCAAGATTACAACGTGATTTGACTGACAGTACTGTTTTACGTAATATTGGTGTGCCAATTGGTCATACTATTATTGCTTTTGAAGCTTCTCTAAAAGGTTTAAACAAATTACTTTTGAATGAAGGTAAATTTGCTGAAGATTTAGAGAAAAACTGGGCTGTTGTTGCTGAGGCTATTCAGACAATTTTACGTCGTGAGGCTTATCCAAACCCTTATGAAGCGTTGAAAGGTTTGACAAGAACAAATGAAGCTATTGATAAAAAAGCAATTCATAATTTTATTGCAACCCTTGAAGTTTCTGACGCTGTCAGAGCCGAATTAATGGCAATAACCCCTAGTAATTACGTAGGAATTTAA
- a CDS encoding cation:proton antiporter, translated as MIALSAAAETTHHLQPLISDLGLILMTAGIAVLIFKKMKQPLVLGYLIAGFLAGNHFDFFPSITDMKSVEVWAEIGVIFLLFSLGLEFSFKKLMKVGGTSSITAITQILFMTLIGYCVGQWMGWGKMDSIFLGATLSISSTTIIIRAFDELGVKGKKFAGIVFGALIVEDIVAILMLVLLSTIAVSDQVSGGELLQSVLKLIFFLIIWFLGGIFIIPTILKKAKHLLTDEMLLIISLALCLMMVMFAANVGFSPALGAFIMGSIIAETTQAEKIEHLIQPVKDLFGAVFFVSVGMLINPETLVTYMLPVALITLLTIFGKAFSSSIGALLSGQPLKQSVQTGMSLAQIGEFSFIIATLGMTLKVTSDFLYPIIVAVSAITTFTTPFLIKYSDPFSGYLEQKLPKKWIKNINRYSVNAQAIKSVSTWQIVLRASITQIILHTIIITAIILLSAKFVAPLVADTRFGNTLAALITLVIIAPFLWALSLRRVKVAEVEELWEERKYRGALLMLILIRMSLGLFFVGFLLNIFFSPLVAFVALIIAIGAYQLFPKKLNEQYHKIETHFLKNLNDRENKKIDRRYANLMPWDGHMSIFDIGKESNLAGKTLEELRIRENMGINIAFIRRGEITIPIPTKNERLFPGDEICVIGTDEQISEFTKYLQNEVEAANNSQESDIVLRQLEISNDDFIQKRIGQFREKTGGLVVGIERNGNRILNPESHLTLERNDIIWVVGDKKRMNELMKKSIHVEL; from the coding sequence ATGATTGCCTTAAGCGCCGCTGCAGAAACTACACACCACTTACAACCCCTTATTAGCGACTTGGGATTAATCCTGATGACCGCCGGAATTGCCGTTTTGATATTTAAAAAAATGAAACAGCCTCTGGTTTTAGGATATTTAATTGCCGGATTTTTAGCGGGAAACCACTTTGATTTTTTCCCTTCTATAACTGACATGAAAAGTGTAGAGGTTTGGGCTGAAATTGGGGTGATCTTTTTACTGTTTAGTCTGGGACTCGAATTTAGTTTTAAGAAGCTGATGAAAGTTGGAGGAACTTCTTCGATAACCGCCATCACTCAGATTTTATTTATGACGCTCATTGGTTATTGCGTTGGGCAATGGATGGGCTGGGGCAAGATGGATAGTATTTTTCTTGGTGCCACACTTTCGATTTCGTCAACAACCATTATTATTCGGGCATTTGATGAATTGGGTGTTAAAGGAAAAAAGTTTGCCGGGATTGTATTTGGTGCTTTAATTGTCGAGGATATTGTTGCTATTTTGATGTTGGTTTTATTATCGACAATTGCGGTTAGCGATCAGGTTTCGGGAGGCGAATTATTACAATCGGTTTTAAAATTAATTTTCTTTTTGATCATATGGTTTTTGGGCGGAATTTTTATTATCCCAACAATCCTAAAAAAAGCAAAACATTTGTTGACGGACGAAATGCTGCTGATTATTTCACTGGCACTTTGTTTAATGATGGTGATGTTTGCTGCAAATGTGGGCTTCTCGCCTGCTCTTGGGGCTTTTATCATGGGTTCTATTATTGCAGAAACTACTCAGGCAGAAAAAATCGAGCATTTGATTCAGCCTGTAAAAGATTTATTTGGAGCGGTTTTCTTTGTATCTGTCGGGATGTTAATCAATCCGGAAACATTGGTTACTTATATGCTGCCGGTTGCGCTTATCACGCTGCTGACTATTTTTGGTAAAGCATTTAGTTCTTCTATTGGGGCTTTGTTATCAGGTCAGCCGCTTAAACAATCGGTGCAAACGGGTATGAGTTTGGCGCAAATTGGGGAATTTTCTTTTATTATCGCGACTCTTGGTATGACACTTAAGGTAACGAGTGATTTTTTATATCCTATAATTGTGGCCGTTTCTGCTATTACCACTTTTACAACTCCGTTTTTAATTAAATATTCTGATCCTTTTTCAGGATATCTGGAACAGAAACTTCCTAAAAAATGGATTAAAAATATCAACAGATATAGTGTCAATGCACAAGCGATAAAATCTGTTAGTACGTGGCAAATTGTGCTTCGTGCCTCGATCACGCAAATCATTTTACACACTATAATTATTACGGCTATTATATTATTGTCGGCTAAATTTGTAGCGCCTTTAGTAGCTGATACCCGTTTTGGAAATACTTTGGCCGCATTGATTACATTGGTGATAATTGCTCCGTTTTTATGGGCACTTTCGTTGCGACGTGTAAAAGTTGCCGAAGTGGAAGAATTATGGGAAGAACGAAAATATCGCGGCGCACTTTTGATGCTGATTTTAATTCGAATGAGCCTTGGATTATTTTTTGTTGGATTTTTATTGAATATTTTCTTCTCGCCTTTGGTTGCTTTTGTTGCCCTGATCATTGCCATTGGAGCGTATCAACTGTTTCCTAAGAAATTAAACGAGCAGTATCATAAAATTGAAACTCATTTTTTAAAGAATTTAAACGATCGCGAAAACAAAAAAATAGACCGAAGATATGCCAATTTAATGCCCTGGGATGGTCACATGTCTATTTTTGATATTGGTAAAGAATCTAATCTTGCGGGTAAAACTCTGGAAGAACTCCGCATTCGTGAAAACATGGGAATCAATATTGCTTTTATTCGTCGTGGTGAAATCACGATTCCTATTCCAACTAAAAATGAACGTTTGTTTCCGGGCGACGAGATTTGTGTTATTGGTACTGATGAACAAATTTCAGAATTCACCAAATATTTACAGAATGAGGTTGAAGCCGCTAACAACTCACAGGAATCTGATATTGTGCTGCGCCAGTTAGAGATTTCGAATGACGATTTTATACAAAAAAGAATTGGTCAGTTTAGAGAAAAAACCGGCGGACTTGTTGTGGGAATTGAAAGAAATGGTAATCGAATTTTAAATCCGGAATCGCATTTGACTTTAGAAAGAAATGATATTATCTGGGTTGTTGGAGATAAAAAACGAATGAACGAACTGATGAAGAAAAGCATTCACGTAGAGTTATAA
- a CDS encoding peroxiredoxin, with protein MSTLRLGDIAPDFHAETTEGPINFHEWLGDSWGVLFSHPADFTPVCTTELGTVANYVPEFKKRNTKVIALSVDGLESHKLWIKDINETQNTTVNFPIIADEDKKIATLYDMLHPNASEKFTVRSVFVIGPDKKIKLTLTYPASTGRNFDELLRVIDSLQLTADYSVATPANWKDGQDVVITPAVPDSDIPAKFPKGHTAIKPYLRLTPQPNK; from the coding sequence ATGTCAACATTAAGATTAGGAGATATTGCTCCAGATTTTCATGCAGAAACAACCGAAGGCCCAATTAATTTTCATGAATGGTTAGGCGATTCATGGGGTGTTTTATTTTCGCATCCTGCAGATTTTACCCCTGTGTGTACAACTGAATTAGGGACAGTTGCCAATTATGTTCCTGAATTTAAAAAGAGAAATACAAAAGTTATAGCGCTGAGCGTTGATGGTTTAGAGTCTCACAAATTGTGGATTAAAGACATTAACGAAACCCAAAATACAACCGTTAATTTTCCGATCATTGCCGACGAGGATAAAAAGATAGCAACTCTATATGATATGCTGCACCCAAATGCAAGCGAGAAATTTACAGTACGTTCTGTTTTTGTTATTGGTCCGGATAAAAAGATAAAGTTAACCTTGACTTATCCAGCTTCAACAGGAAGAAATTTTGATGAATTATTGCGTGTTATCGATAGTTTGCAACTTACAGCAGATTATAGCGTAGCCACTCCGGCAAACTGGAAAGACGGACAAGATGTTGTAATTACGCCTGCTGTTCCGGATAGTGATATTCCGGCAAAATTCCCAAAAGGGCATACAGCTATCAAACCTTATTTGCGCCTAACACCGCAACCGAATAAATAA